A single genomic interval of Spinacia oleracea cultivar Varoflay chromosome 6, BTI_SOV_V1, whole genome shotgun sequence harbors:
- the LOC110802101 gene encoding probable S-adenosylmethionine carrier 2, chloroplastic codes for MEELLKNPVFASHILAASGSVAVGTALSYPLDTIKTLIQVGASSNKKLTAAQVLGRVRSVSGYPGLYSGLSWLTVGRITSLGTRFGVYEFLTAFYKDGRIDNYVYVSEALLSGMIAGALESCLTSPFEMIKLRKQVAAAIHVPSSSNSVVKSAVAPMTSRLLPGYIRNEVAFDRTVNLLSVFSSKNHNMAEALKNYPWMMTGSGKPPDVTDVRRPQDIVRLEGWRSLWRGLRIGILRDSIFGGIFFGSWQFLHLAMLDWKAVGMDAPPETNDEIGPLSPLLVSMAAGCSGSMAAAASHGFDTSRTRSQCVVLPKYLSMERRSLKWSCPGNWFERLSGMHPSDRNLLFRGMSARMARSGLASFALVGTYYMAVDRFIAKS; via the coding sequence ATGGAGGAACTGCTAAAGAACCCAGTATTTGCAAGCCATATTCTTGCAGCTTCGGGTTCTGTGGCGGTAGGCACTGCTCTATCTTACCCTCTTGATACTATCAAAACTCTCATCCAAGTTGGTGCAAGTTCCAACAAGAAGTTGACTGCAGCTCAGGTTTTGGGAAGGGTTAGGTCTGTATCGGGATATCCAGGTTTATACAGTGGTCTTAGTTGGCTGACTGTTGGAAGAATCACGAGTCTTGGTACTCGTTTTGGGGTCTATGAATTTTTGACTGCGTTCTATAAAGATGGTCGTATTGATAATTATGTTTATGTGTCCGAAGCCCTTTTGTCGGGAATGATAGCTGGGGCCTTGGAGTCTTGCCTGACTTCTCCATTTGAGATGATAAAGCTTCGAAAACAGGTTGCTGCTGCAATTCATGTTCCTAGTAGTAGTAATTCAGTTGTCAAATCTGCTGTTGCACCCATGACTTCTAGGCTGTTGCCTGGATATATTCGCAATGAAGTGGCATTCGATCGTACTGTCAACTTGTTATCTGTATTTTCTTCAAAAAATCATAACATGGCTGAGGCCTTGAAAAATTATCCTTGGATGATGACTGGATCTGGTAAACCACCTGATGTCACTGATGTAAGAAGGCCACAAGATATTGTCAGACTGGAAGGATGGCGTTCCCTGTGGAGAGGTCTTCGAATAGGAATACTACGAGATTCTATTTTTGGTGGCATTTTTTTTGGCAGCTGGCAATTTCTGCACCTAGCAATGCTTGATTGGAAGGCTGTTGGGATGGATGCTCCTCCAGAAACAAATGATGAAATCGGTCCTCTTTCTCCTTTACTTGTTAGCATGGCAGCTGGATGTTCTGGATCAATGGCTGCAGCTGCTTCTCATGGTTTTGACACCTCCAGAACCCGCTCTCAGTGTGTTGTGCTGCCCAAGTATCTGTCTATGGAGAGGAGATCCCTAAAATGGAGCTGCCCTGGGAATTGGTTTGAGAGACTCTCTGGGATGCACCCGTCAGATCGCAATCTTCTATTCCGGGGGATGTCTGCAAGGATGGCTCGGAGTGGTTTGGCGTCATTTGCCCTAGTAGGGACTTACTATATGGCTGTTGACCGTTTTATTGCCAAATCATAA